The DNA segment TGACCTCCAAGGAACGTTTATTAAATCCCTAATCGATTTAGGAATCCCACCCGGAACGGCTAAAGCGATTTGGATGCCTCTGCCCATGATCCTGATGCTGATTGGGGCGACGGTGGGCGTGCTGGTTTGTGTTTGGCTAGAACGGAAGATTTCGGCAGCCGCACAGCAACGGATTGGCCCTGAATACATTGGGCCTTTGGGCTTGCTAGCTCCGGTAGCCGATGGTCTCAAGCTGGTATTTAAAGAAGATATTGTACCGGCTCAGGCTGACCCTTGGCTATTTACTCTCGGCCCGATTCTTGTAGTCTTGCCAGTATTTTTGTCTTATTTGATTGTTCCTTTCGGACAGAATATTGTCATTACTAATGTAGGTACAGGGATATTTCTGTGGATTGCTTTATCTAGCATCCAACCCATTGGCTTGTTGATGGCTGGCTACTCTTCCAATAACAAGTATTCCCTACTAGGGGGTTTGCGAGCAGCAGCACAATCAATTAGTTACGAAATTCCCTTGGCGCTGAGTGTGTTGGCGATCGTTATGATGTCTAACAGCCTCAGTACTGTAGATATTGTTAACCAACAATCTGACTACGGTATTCTGGGCTGGAACATTTGGCGACAACCCCTTGGTTTTATGATCTTTTGGATAGCCGCCCTTGCAGAATGCGAACGTTTGCCCTTCGACTTACCGGAAGCGGAAGAAGAACTAGTAGCAGGCTATCAAACTGAATACTCAGGGATGAAATTTGCGCTGTTCTACCTCAGTTCCTACGTTAACCTAATCCTGTCGGCTCTTTTGGTGGCAGTATTGTACTTGGGTGGTTGGGATTTTCCCATTCCCATCAATGTCTTAGCTAATTTGGTGGGAGTCAGTGAAGCAAATCCTGTATTACAGGTGGTCAGCGCTGCCTTAGGTATCACCATGACCTTAGTCAAGGCTTACTTTTTAGTATTTATTGCCATCCTCTTGCGTTGGACAGTACCAAGGGTAAGGATTGACCAGTTGTTAGATTTAGGATGGAAGTTTTTGTTACCAGTTGGTTTAGTGAACCTACTTTTAACCGCAGCCCTGAAACTGGCTTTTCCCGTCGCCTTCGGCGGGTAATCGGTAATCGGTAATCGGTAATGGAAAAATCATTACCAATTACCTGTTACCAATTACCAATTACCTCAAAAGAGTAGAGAGACACAAAATGCTAAAGTTCCTCAAGCAAGTTGGTGATTACGCCAAAGAAGCAGTACAAGCAGGTCGTTATATTGGTCAAGGGCTATCTGTAACTTTTGACCATATGCGCCGCCGTCCTGTCACCGTACAGTACCCTTATGAGAAACTCATTCCTGGTGAACGCTTTCGTGGTCGGATTCACTACGAATTTGATAAGTGTATCGCTTGTGAAGTCTGTGTAAGGGTTTGTCCTATCAATTTACCTGTAGTTGATTGGGAATTCGACAAAGCTACCAAGAAGAAAAAGCTTAACCACTATAGTATCGATTTTGGGGTCTGTATTTTCTGCGGTAACTGTGTTGAGTACTGCCCGACAAACTGTCTATCAATGACAGAAGAGTACGAATTGGCAACTTACGATCGCCACGAACTCAACTATGATAGTGTGGCTTTAGGTCGTCTCCCCTACAAAGTTACCGACGACCCAATGGTGACACCACTCCGGGAACTAGTTTACCTACCCAAAGGTGTACTTGACCCCCACGACCTACCCGCCAATGCACCGCGCCCTGGCGCACGTCCAGAAGACTTGGTAGAAAAAACAGAAGCATGATAGTAGTCAATAGTCGGTAGTCAGTAGTCAGTGGCAAAAAATATGAAATAGCGACTGACAACTGACAACTGACAACCAACAACTGACAGAGGAAAAAAAAGTGAATCTAGCAGAAGGAGTACAGGTTGTTTCCTTTGGCATACTAGCTACGATGTTGATCGGAACCGCCCTTGGTGTGGTTCTAGCAACCAGCATCGTCTATTCTGCCTTTTTACTGGGAGGTGTATTCATCAGTATTGCTGGAATGTACCTGTTGCTAAATGGTGATTTTGTCGCCGCCGCCCAAGTTCTAGTTTATGTTGGGGCGGTAAACGTGTTGATTTTGTTCGCTATTATGTTGGTGAACAAGCGGCAGGATTTTACACCTTATCCTAGCGCTGGGATACGGAAAGTTTTGACAGCGATCGTCAGCGTCGGATTATTTGCGTTGTTAAGCACTATGGTGTTAGCTACACCTTGGGCTTACTCGACCACTCCTAAAGTAGGAGATGGTTCGATAATTGTGATTGGGGAGCATTTCTTTAGCGACTTCTTGCTACCTTTTGAACTGGCTTCTGTTTTGTTGTTAATGGCGATGGTAGGAGCAATTATTTTGGCACGTCGTGAGTACTTGCCTGAAGTAACACCATCTGGCTTACCTCAAACCGTGTTGACATTACCAGAACGCCCCAGAGAATTAGTAGGTGCTGGTAGCGAAACTCAAGAGTAACAACAAGCCAGATTTTTCACAAGGAAGACAAAGATTCATGCAACTTCGGTACTTTTTATTACTTGCAGCAGCTTTATTTTGCATTGGCATTTATGGTTTGATTACCAGCCGTAACGCTGTACGCGTGTTGATGTCAATTGAATTATTGCTGAATGCTGTTAATCTGAATTTAATGGCATTTTCCAACTATCTTGACTCAACATTAATTAAGGGTCAGGTTTTCACAGTGTTTGTGATTACCGTGGCAGCTGCTGAAGCGGCGGTTGGTCTAGCGATCGTGCTGGCCATTTATCGCAACCGCGATACCGTCGATATGGAGCAGTTTAATCTCCTGAAATGGTAATTGCGTGTGCAACTCAAGCAGGTAATCATTGCTTATAAGGCGCGAGATTCCCAAAGCAAACGTTGGGCAGAACTCTGCGCCAAGCAGCTAGAAAATCGCAATTGTCAGGTCTTAATGGGACCTAGCGGGCCAAAAGATAACCCTTATCCGGTGTTTTTGGCTTCAGCTAGTCAACCAATCGACCTGGCAATTGTCTTAGGTGGTGATGGCACAGTCTTAACTAGTGCCAGACATTTAGCCCCAGCTGGTATCCCCATTCTCGGCGTAAATGTGGGGGGTCACCTGGGCTTTTTAACCGAGTCAGTTGATGAATTTCAAGACACAGAGAAAGTTTGGGATCGTCTATTTGAAGACCGCTACGCTATTCAACGGCGGATGATGTTGCAAGCGGCAGTTTATGAAGGACACCGAACGAATCTGGAACCGGTAACAGAACGATATCTTGGGTTAAATGAATTTTGCGTCAAACCAGCCTCAGCCGATCGCATGATTACCTCTATTCTAGAAATGGAAATTGATGGTGAGGTAGTAGATCAATATGTAGGCGATGGATTGATTATTTCCACACCCACAGGTTCAACTGGTTATACAGTCTCTGCAAGTGGCCCAATTATGCACGATGGTATGGAGGCAATTACCATCACGCCTATTTGCCCTATGAGTCTTTCTAGCCGTCCTCTCATACTTCCCGCAGGTTCTGTTGTCAGTATCTGGCCGTTAGGAGACTATGATTTGAGTACCAAATTGTGGATGGATGGGGTTTTAGCTACTTCAATTTGGCCTGCACATCGCGTTGATATCCGCATGGCTGATTGTCGGGCAAAATTTATTGTGTTACGGGAAAATAATTCCTACTATCAAACGTTGCGAGAGAAATTACTGTGGGCTGGTACTAGGGTTCGCTACACTAGTACTCAACACAATTGAGTAATTTATTTTGTAATTTTTAATTCGTAATTCGTAATTAATCATGAGATTACGAGTTACGAATTTTACTGAATATGAGTAGATGTTGAGTCAACAGTTATCTAAACTTGATATTCAGAAAATTCTGTATCCTAGTGCCAGATTTTGATGATCAGTTAGGTGCATAATAAAACGACATTACAACTTTTAACTTTTTGGATCAGGTTGTTTTCAAAAACTGCATGAGTGTCGCTTTGACACGCTAACACATAAAATGCTCTGTTTGTGTAGCAAGTAAATCCCAAAAGCTAGTATATCTTCACATCTTTAAGTTGGAAGACAGATGGAAATTTCATATCACCACATCAAGTACCCACTTCGTCCTCCTACTATTATCAAAGATTTCCCTATCCTAGAAACTGATAAATATATTCTTAAACTTGCTGAGAATGAAGAAGAATTAGCATCGATTTTTCGCTTAAGGTTTGAAGTTTTTAATGTGGAATTAGGTTTGGGATTGGCTGATTCTAACTTAACTAAAATGGATCAAGACGAGTTTGATGAAATTTGCCATCATTTGATGCTAATTTCTAAGCTTACGGGAAAAACTATAGGTACTTATAGAATGCAAACCTATAAAATGGCTTCTCAAGGATTAGGATTTGATGCTGCTGATATATTTGAACTGAAAACTATACCGGAATCTGTATTAAAGGTTTCTGTAGAGGTTGGGCGTGCTTGTATTGCTAAAGAATATCGTAGCTTTCAATCTCTTTTATTGCTATGGAAAGGTTTGGCTGACTATCTTATTTTGAACTGTAGCAAATATTTTTTTGGATGTGCTTCATTATTAACACAATGCTCTTGGGAAGCTGCTTGTGCTTATCATTATTTTGAACAACATAAATTTATACACAAGGATATTCTAGTATTTCCTCATTCACAATTTTATATAGATATTCCAGACAAGTCTAATGATGTTTGCCGTGTGGATATTCCTAATATTTTACAAGCATATTTAAATGTCGGAGCTAAGATTTGTAGTTTACCTGCAATAGACCGTGAATTTAAAACCATTGATTTTTTGACTATAGCGAATATTAAAGAATTTACCCGGTGGCATTATCCAAATTGTCTAGATAAGTAGGTCTCAAACACTAGTAAAACTAGTAACCCACATGAGTTACCCAAATTGCTCTAGAAAAAGTATGTTTAATTTGCGTAGTAATTAGAATTTGTGATTAAGTCATTAATATCTTAAAATAGCTTGTTTCTCAGTTTTTACGTAGTATATGTTTTTTTAACACTTAATTATCGTATCTAAACAAACTGTGGCAGTTCCTTTAACTGTTAATAATGATAAAACAATTATTGCCGAGGCAGAAAATTATGATGTTGACAGTATTAACCTGTACATAAATTTGCCTATATCAGAATTAGAGTTAATAATTGAAAATCAAAGTAATTATAGGGCTGCTATTACCATAGATAATGTGTTTGGGTGGGAATTAGTACTTATTTTTCCCAAATTATGTAGTGATCCTATAAATAATTGAGTACACTATGCAGAGGCTTCTATTGATTGGGTGCTTGTGAAATAAATAATTCTTGAGAAAAGTATGTATGCGGCATATAACACTCGTGCCGAGTTGGTTACGATTTTTAATGATTTTACTCTTAGTAATGTGTATATTATTTCGATTTGTATATGTTGATAGGAAAGTATATTCTTTAGATGAAACCTATACTTCGTTAAGAATTTCTGGCTATACTTTAGCTGAGGTAAAACAGCAGTTATTTAACGGTCAGGTAATCTCTAGCGAACAGTTTACAGAATTTCA comes from the Nostoc sp. PCC 7120 = FACHB-418 genome and includes:
- the nuoH gene encoding NADH-quinone oxidoreductase subunit NuoH yields the protein MNSGIDLQGTFIKSLIDLGIPPGTAKAIWMPLPMILMLIGATVGVLVCVWLERKISAAAQQRIGPEYIGPLGLLAPVADGLKLVFKEDIVPAQADPWLFTLGPILVVLPVFLSYLIVPFGQNIVITNVGTGIFLWIALSSIQPIGLLMAGYSSNNKYSLLGGLRAAAQSISYEIPLALSVLAIVMMSNSLSTVDIVNQQSDYGILGWNIWRQPLGFMIFWIAALAECERLPFDLPEAEEELVAGYQTEYSGMKFALFYLSSYVNLILSALLVAVLYLGGWDFPIPINVLANLVGVSEANPVLQVVSAALGITMTLVKAYFLVFIAILLRWTVPRVRIDQLLDLGWKFLLPVGLVNLLLTAALKLAFPVAFGG
- the ndhI gene encoding NAD(P)H-quinone oxidoreductase subunit I — translated: MLKFLKQVGDYAKEAVQAGRYIGQGLSVTFDHMRRRPVTVQYPYEKLIPGERFRGRIHYEFDKCIACEVCVRVCPINLPVVDWEFDKATKKKKLNHYSIDFGVCIFCGNCVEYCPTNCLSMTEEYELATYDRHELNYDSVALGRLPYKVTDDPMVTPLRELVYLPKGVLDPHDLPANAPRPGARPEDLVEKTEA
- a CDS encoding NADH-quinone oxidoreductase subunit J — its product is MNLAEGVQVVSFGILATMLIGTALGVVLATSIVYSAFLLGGVFISIAGMYLLLNGDFVAAAQVLVYVGAVNVLILFAIMLVNKRQDFTPYPSAGIRKVLTAIVSVGLFALLSTMVLATPWAYSTTPKVGDGSIIVIGEHFFSDFLLPFELASVLLLMAMVGAIILARREYLPEVTPSGLPQTVLTLPERPRELVGAGSETQE
- the nuoK gene encoding NADH-quinone oxidoreductase subunit NuoK — encoded protein: MQLRYFLLLAAALFCIGIYGLITSRNAVRVLMSIELLLNAVNLNLMAFSNYLDSTLIKGQVFTVFVITVAAAEAAVGLAIVLAIYRNRDTVDMEQFNLLKW
- a CDS encoding NAD(+) kinase; this translates as MQLKQVIIAYKARDSQSKRWAELCAKQLENRNCQVLMGPSGPKDNPYPVFLASASQPIDLAIVLGGDGTVLTSARHLAPAGIPILGVNVGGHLGFLTESVDEFQDTEKVWDRLFEDRYAIQRRMMLQAAVYEGHRTNLEPVTERYLGLNEFCVKPASADRMITSILEMEIDGEVVDQYVGDGLIISTPTGSTGYTVSASGPIMHDGMEAITITPICPMSLSSRPLILPAGSVVSIWPLGDYDLSTKLWMDGVLATSIWPAHRVDIRMADCRAKFIVLRENNSYYQTLREKLLWAGTRVRYTSTQHN
- a CDS encoding GNAT family N-acetyltransferase, whose translation is MEISYHHIKYPLRPPTIIKDFPILETDKYILKLAENEEELASIFRLRFEVFNVELGLGLADSNLTKMDQDEFDEICHHLMLISKLTGKTIGTYRMQTYKMASQGLGFDAADIFELKTIPESVLKVSVEVGRACIAKEYRSFQSLLLLWKGLADYLILNCSKYFFGCASLLTQCSWEAACAYHYFEQHKFIHKDILVFPHSQFYIDIPDKSNDVCRVDIPNILQAYLNVGAKICSLPAIDREFKTIDFLTIANIKEFTRWHYPNCLDK